The region TTTCAGTCAGTTTTAATATTGCTAACATTGCCACTTTTAAAAGCGGAAAGAACAGTGAGAGTAATGCTTTTCTAGCTGACTTACTTTTTTTGGTTTGGACCTTTAAGTTTGTGGATAAACTTGTTTTAAATAAGCTTTAAAATCTTTTGGTTAACGGGAGAGTATATTAAATGGCTGTTAAATACCTTGTGTTTTGTGCACACAAGTAAGGTGAGATCACTTTCCACAACCAATAAACCTGAGGGGTAGTCCTGTGCTGTTCTCGCACCCTGGAAACCAGACCATAAACTGGTAAAGGACCTATTGCACCTCAGGTAAGCTTTCATTACACCACagatcagtctgcagtgtatgaaGGAGAGCCTCAAAAACCTCCCACAACTATAACAGATTTGTCTTATTGAACTCCTATACTTTCAGTTAATCCTTACACTATTTTGATACTTCCAAATGTATAACTCCATACATCCTGTGTAAAATGAAGTTCCATGAGGGCAAAAACTTATCTTGTTCACTGCATGTAGATCTGATGATCGTCGTACAGATGGCTTTGAGGGCATGGGGAATCGTAGCGAGAGAGGTGGCTTTGGTAGATTTGACCGTGGCAGCAGTCGTTGGACAGATGAGCGAAATGATGAAGATGATTGGTCCAAGCCTCTTGCTCCAAACGATCGCATAGAACAGTGAGTAATGTGCATGACTTGGCTCTGCTTTTGTAGTAAGTATTTGTTTCCTACTTATCTTCAATTTCCTTTCAGAGAACTGTTTTCTGGAAGCAATACTGGCATAAACTTTGAGAAGTATGACGACATTCCAGTTGAAGCAACAGGCTCAAACTGTCCTCCACACATAGAAAGCGTAAGTGTTATTTTGTTAGAAGTAATGGTATCTTCTACCCACCCTCtcgcttatattttaagcccccctgtaCATCCGATCatctttgtagcaccatgtgtgACTGTAGCAACAGAATTGCAATATCTCCATGTGAAAACGCAGCGTTCTCACTGATTTTTCCTCAGGGCGATATAGCTGCCTCTTGTGTGGAAAAGGGGCCCTGatgggaacaggaaaatggctgaACTGATTGtctgacagaactgaacagctcccattgattataatggggccTGTTCAACTATCCAGCATTTTGCAGGATATAGCCCTTGTGCAGCGCTAGTTCATTCTAAAATGTAACAGGAATCAGCAATGCAAGCTCCAGGCAGCACTTCAATGCTGATTTGAACAAGACCGAAGCTTCTGGCTGCAGCAGTTTTCAAGTGTTGCTAACACTAATGTGTTTGGGGTCTTTGCATATCATTGTAATTTGAACAAGATTGTTATGAAATGTGTGAATGTTAAGGGTGTACTCATACTTGGGTTGgaaatgcagattttctgcttcAGAATTGGGTGTGGAAAataacagcatttacagtacaatcaTTGTGGATGGGATTTTAGAAATCGACAATGTCAATTTATGTTGTGGCTCTTTAGTTTGACTCGCTCATTCAAATGGGTGAAGTTTTCTGCAGTTCCTTAGTGCAGAAAATCCTCATCATGCAAACCTACCCTATGGGTACAGCCACACAAGGAGGTGTCTGCTGTGGAATCTCTGTAGCATAACTGCTAAACATCCACATCATAAACCTCACAATGATGCAGCTTTGTCAGCTTGAAATGCAAAGTGTGAAGCTCACATCTAATCTCCAATGTAAAGTGTAAACTTAAATCTGCGCTGCTTGTCATACTGGGTTCCGTATGTATTTTTCCATGTAATTTGTGGACTTATTTAATTCCTTCACTACTGTAAATGCTTCAGATTTTCTACACTAAACCTTGTATATGGAAGCGGGTGTGCACAAAGGATGCAGTAGTTTGCATGGTCCTAGTTGGGTAAACAAAAATCAAGGCATTCCTTTAGACAAGTCAATTTTAGGTTTTTATTTGTGGATACCAGGATAGTGTTTTAAGCCTATAAAATGTTGCcagaattaaattttttttttcttcaactttaTTCTTCCTCAAAGTTCCATGATGTCAACATGGGGGAGATAATCATGGGAAACATTCAACTCACACGTTACACAAGGCCCACTCCAGTACAAAAGCACGCAATTCCAATTATTATAGAAAAACGAGACCTGATGGCCTGTGCACAAACTggtaagtttattttattttttcttagatTTATGCAGACTGAGAAATCAAACAGCTCCTTTGTCACACttctaggtttttttttctctagtgtTGAGTCCTATAGATGAGTGGGGGAAGGGGCATACCTGTAGCATGCAGTCTTGAAGAAAATGCCAGTGATGCACAAAAGTGTGGCATTATTTCTTTAGACTTTAACACAACATTATCCTAGCTTCATCAAAGTAACACTGACTACAGTTaaatgtttggggttttttttgtgattACTGTCAAAATGCCATGCATTTTTGTTTGGCTCGACTCCAGTTGATCTTGGAAACTTTCTTTCAGGGTCTGGCAAAACTGCAGCTTTCTTGCTCCCAATCTTAAGTCAGATATACGCTGAAGGTCCTGGTGAAGCCATGAAGCACTTAAAGGTAATTAACCCATATAATGCTTTTAATAGCTTAAAATGTATAGCTGGGTTTTCAATTTCAGAGGGTAATACTGTCACAACTTATGCTTGCCTTATTAGGATAATGGACGATATGGAAGACGCAAACAGTTCCCATTGTCCCTTGTATTGGCCCCAACAAGAGAACTGGCAGTACAAATCTATGAAGAAGCCAGAAAGGTATACTACTTCTCCTCCTTTTGACAAACTTTTTGGCTCAACATATATCAGTGttcaagcgttttttttttttttttttttcttccccctcccCTACAGTTTGCTTATAGATCCAGAGTTCGTCCATGTGTAGTATATGGTGGTGCTGACATTGGCCAGCAGATTCGAGACTTGGAGCGAGGTTGCCACTTGCTTGTGGCCACACCTGGTCGTCTAGTTGATATGATGGAACGTGGAAAGATTGGCTTGGACTGCTGCAAGTAAGTAAAAATTTCTTGGCTGTAGATGAGATATGGTAGTCAGAGTAACATCACTGAAATATCTTGTGCAATATGAATAGTGGGCCCCACTAAAACTTTGACAATTACTGAGATTAACTTatttatactaatttaaaaaattctaaactcAGATAAGGGTAGCAAGAAGCCATTAATTCTATACATAGGCTAGCTGGCACCTTCGTAGCCCTGTCTCCTTCAAATCAATGATATACAATGTCCAGATCATCCAAATGGATTGCCAAGTCTAAGCACTGCTATAGAtacaactattaaaggggttttccaggcaaatactaatgacctatcctcaggattggtcagtTGCTCCgttggggtccactgctcagcaTCCTGGTTGATCAGTTGTTTAGGCACCTGCTGTCACCAGCAAAATATATCGTACGGAGCGGAAGCTGATGCTCTGACTCCTTTGCTGGGGCCCGCAATGAtggctgcaggcacagctcattaAAATCTGAAAAGTGCTCTTGCTGCTACATGGGTTGGAGGGGTTTGCTTCTCCTGTTGTACCCTGTGTATTTTGCCAGTGACAGCAGTCACTggagcagctgattggcagaaaTTCTGAGCTGTGGACTGCAGCTGATtaaactattaatgaccaatTTACCCTTAACATAAGACCCTCAGTAAGGGAAGGGGCCTTTTAGAAGAGAAGCTTGTTGGACATTTAAGTGTTTGACAGTTGTCTGATTTAtggttcctgtgctttcacacaggaactaTGAATGGAGCTGGAGTGGCAGATGGCTTTCGGTcacctgtctccattcacagtaaaggcAGTTCATAgagtaactgcctgtttacacaggtagACTTTACTTTTATGCCTGCACTGACTGGAAAAAATGATTCGGTCACCAGTAGCGTTTATATAACTTTTTTGTCAATCGAGACTTGGGCCTCATTCTATAGATGTAATTTTGCCTCTTttcaattaaaaaagtcaatgacCTCTTATGGGAATCCATATGTTCAATTCTCATGAACTTCAGATTCTAGTTCACACTAATAATCATTCTTGCTAGGGATTTGTCACTTTATTTGCAGTGTTTCTTATGATCCCTAACACTTATCAATTCATCTTGCCAATATTCTTGCTATATAAACCACTCCTATCTTACAATTAATGGGGTCAAATCAGAAGTCTCCACTAAGCTGAAGTCATACCCTCCAATATAGAGGGATAGGCTGCACATACACACCACCAGAATATTCCATTGGGCCTATGGGGATCCAAGTAAAGTTCTCTAGCTGTGTCTTCCCTCAGCTTCTTAACCATTATGTCTCGGTGATCTTGAATCGCATTCCTTATGTTAGGATCAAGCATACACATTTTAATGGGTTTGACTTCTTCTGTTTTAATCAGAAGGCTGAGTCTTTTGACAAATGATTTGGTCTTCTCGTGCTTTAAGACCAGAAGATGCTGTCGCACACTTACAGCTTCATTGGTGTACACCTTTAAAAGCTCTTGGGAGACCCTGATCCTCAGGAATCTATTGCAACATAATTGCAGAATTAAAGATCTAATGTGGTGACTATGTATCATGGTGGACAGATATCTATCAGGTTTCAAGATGGAAAGTTCCAGGAATGCTAAAGATTGAAGAATCTTAGATTTAAATGTGGCTGAGAAGCCTACAAACTTATAGAATTCCTCTGGAATTGGACATCCAAATGTTAATCTGTCTGACACATTATGGCAGATGTTCTGCTTGGTGTTGCTGCAATTTGACAATATGGGTAATTTTCAGGACTGGATATAGTCCTTCACAatgtaaggtgtttttttttagatatctTGTGTTGGATGAAGCCGACAGAATGCTTGACATGGGATTTGAGCCTCAAATTAGACGAATTGTTGAGCAAGACACCATGCCTCCCAAGGGTGTTCGTCAGACCATGATGTTCAGCGCTACCTTCCCCAAAGAAATCCAGGTACAGACTAGACACATTACCAAAACTGATCTTAAGTCATAAAACAATTAGCAATTTCTGAATGTTGTTGTTTCTCAATTTAAAGATTCTTGCACGAGACTTCCTGGATGAATACATTTTCTTGGCAGTAGGCAGAGTAGGCTCCACATCTGAAAATATTACGCAGAAAGTGGTCTGGGTAGAAGAAATGGATAAAAGATCATTTTTATTGGATCTGCTCAATGCAACAGGTAAAGACCTACTCTTAAAATTGAAACTTGTGCTTTTTGTTTAAATGTGGTCATCTAGTTAAATGGATATTCCAGGGTTCTAGCAAACATAGGACAACACACAAATCCTAAACACTTGCCCTTTTGTCTTGCTGTTGCTGTCTTCCTCAGCAGCCCATATGTATAGCAGACTGCAGTTCACATATTGCATTGCTGACATATATTCAAGGCTTTTCCCCCTATTCCCCTGACTACAGAAGAGCAAGTCTCCCCTACATATGCCTTTCATATTGTGCTCACTCACTGCAGTCTCGGTTAGTGAAGCAGCGAAGTATGAGGGATTGTGATGACTACATATCCTAGTGCTGAAATGGAGTGTGCTAAAGTTAAATTCTGGGTTATACTGTGCTATAAACACCTTTTGGGCCAATATTTGTTAAGTGATTGTGATAACACTTTAATATAGTATTTTTACTGCTTTCAATTGGAGTTACGACTTGTGTACTGGAAATCACCCCTTATGACTCACATTGCACCTTATTTTTCAGGCAAGGATTCATTAACCCTGGTATTTGTAGAAACTAAAAAGGGTGCTGATGCCCTTGAGGACTTCCTTTATCATGAAGGATATGCTTGCACAAGCATCCATGGAGACAGATCTCAGAGAGATCGAGAAGAAGCACTTCATCAATTCCGATCTGGAAAAAGCCCAATCCTTGTGGCAACAGCTGTAAGCTTGTATTTTTGATAGTAGAATTTTTCTGTGCCCATTTAGTAGAGTTGTATGCAAACTCTTCTTTTTGTTACAGGTAGCAGCAAGAGGTCTTGATATTTCAAATGTCAAGCATGTAATAAACTTTGACCTGCCCAGTGACATTGAGGAGTATGTACATAGAATAGGTCGTACAGGCCGTGTGGGTAATCTTGGTAAGTGTGGTTCTCTAGCCTTCAGATATCTAGACTGTAGATGCAGTAGTCTTCAAGCACTGACACTATAGCAGGCTTATCTGAAGAGTAGTGTAGTTTTTCTTTACACCTGTTTTTACTTCAATTTTTAGGTCTTGCAACATCCTTTTTCAATGAAAAGAACATTAATATAACAAAAGATCTACTGGACCTGTTGGTAGAAGCAAAACAAGAGGTACCATCTTGGCTGGAGAACATGGCTTTTGAACAGCATCATAAGAGTAGCACTAGAGGACGGTCAAAGAGGTAAATTACTTTGCACACTTTCTATTTGGTTTTTGTTCAATATAATTACTTTTATATGTAACTTGCATATCTTTTTCTCGCCCAAGTCGATTCAGTGGTGGATTTGGTGCAAGAGACTACAGGCAGAGCAGTAGTGCTAGCAGCAGCTTTGGAAGCAGTCGGGGAGGTCGAAGCAGTGGTCATGGTGGCAGCCgaggttttggaggaggaggaggtaagttggAATGTTCTCCACTTATACCACACCATTTTTACAGTTGGAAAGCAGATTCTCAATCTGCTATGCCATAATCAATTTAGGTTTTAAAATGTAGTACAGTATTTTAATGTAACCTGGGGTGCTCTGAAAAGGCTGCTTTTGAGGCTGGGGTAGTGAAGGCTCAAAACAAGTATCACCCTGGTGTATTATGCCTTGTTCATTTGTAGAGTAAAACTTGGAGATGGTGGCATTTGTGTGGGAAAGTTAATCACTcatgcttaaggcctcatgtccatgggcaggtcagattccacatgcaggagcctaCAGCAGAATCTGACCTTGTCCATGGCCAGCAACCCTGCATAACAATGCAATTTGTCTACCGCATCCAAAGATCTGCACATCAAAGCCgcttgctttaattcagctgcggacgtcCATGTTTGTCTTTGGGCGGATTGAACTGCGTGTCGTCTGCTGGTGTCCtgtgtggattccacaattcaaacctgcccatgcACATGGGGCCTAAGGACTATTGAGTCATCCCTAGTTACATGTAGACAAGAGCAGAACATTGCATAGATAAATAAACCTTTTTTATGGTTGTCCGTCACTTATAACACTTCTATATTTCTGATTGCAGGTGGATATGGTGGCTTctataatagtgatggatatgGTGGAAACTATGGTGGCAGCTCTCAAGTTGACTGGTGGGG is a window of Eleutherodactylus coqui strain aEleCoq1 chromosome 4, aEleCoq1.hap1, whole genome shotgun sequence DNA encoding:
- the DDX3X gene encoding ATP-dependent RNA helicase DDX3X isoform X1 encodes the protein MSHVAVENVHGLDQQFAGLDLNSADAESGGSATKGRYIPPHLRNKEASRQGYPRCQYPAVDVYKGYGDWWSQRNDAGWDATRGGNGYMNGTHDERDSRMNGYGNRAPGRTDRGFYDRDNSGWNSGRDKDAYSSFGSRSDRGRPGVFNDRGSGTRRSDDRRTDGFEGMGNRSERGGFGRFDRGSSRWTDERNDEDDWSKPLAPNDRIEQELFSGSNTGINFEKYDDIPVEATGSNCPPHIESFHDVNMGEIIMGNIQLTRYTRPTPVQKHAIPIIIEKRDLMACAQTGSGKTAAFLLPILSQIYAEGPGEAMKHLKDNGRYGRRKQFPLSLVLAPTRELAVQIYEEARKFAYRSRVRPCVVYGGADIGQQIRDLERGCHLLVATPGRLVDMMERGKIGLDCCKYLVLDEADRMLDMGFEPQIRRIVEQDTMPPKGVRQTMMFSATFPKEIQILARDFLDEYIFLAVGRVGSTSENITQKVVWVEEMDKRSFLLDLLNATGKDSLTLVFVETKKGADALEDFLYHEGYACTSIHGDRSQRDREEALHQFRSGKSPILVATAVAARGLDISNVKHVINFDLPSDIEEYVHRIGRTGRVGNLGLATSFFNEKNINITKDLLDLLVEAKQEVPSWLENMAFEQHHKSSTRGRSKSRFSGGFGARDYRQSSSASSSFGSSRGGRSSGHGGSRGFGGGGGGYGGFYNSDGYGGNYGGSSQVDWWGN
- the DDX3X gene encoding ATP-dependent RNA helicase DDX3X isoform X2 produces the protein MSHVAVENVHGLDQQFAGLDLNSADAESGGSATKGRYIPPHLRNKEASRQDAGWDATRGGNGYMNGTHDERDSRMNGYGNRAPGRTDRGFYDRDNSGWNSGRDKDAYSSFGSRSDRGRPGVFNDRGSGTRRSDDRRTDGFEGMGNRSERGGFGRFDRGSSRWTDERNDEDDWSKPLAPNDRIEQELFSGSNTGINFEKYDDIPVEATGSNCPPHIESFHDVNMGEIIMGNIQLTRYTRPTPVQKHAIPIIIEKRDLMACAQTGSGKTAAFLLPILSQIYAEGPGEAMKHLKDNGRYGRRKQFPLSLVLAPTRELAVQIYEEARKFAYRSRVRPCVVYGGADIGQQIRDLERGCHLLVATPGRLVDMMERGKIGLDCCKYLVLDEADRMLDMGFEPQIRRIVEQDTMPPKGVRQTMMFSATFPKEIQILARDFLDEYIFLAVGRVGSTSENITQKVVWVEEMDKRSFLLDLLNATGKDSLTLVFVETKKGADALEDFLYHEGYACTSIHGDRSQRDREEALHQFRSGKSPILVATAVAARGLDISNVKHVINFDLPSDIEEYVHRIGRTGRVGNLGLATSFFNEKNINITKDLLDLLVEAKQEVPSWLENMAFEQHHKSSTRGRSKSRFSGGFGARDYRQSSSASSSFGSSRGGRSSGHGGSRGFGGGGGGYGGFYNSDGYGGNYGGSSQVDWWGN